In Halosegnis marinus, one genomic interval encodes:
- a CDS encoding substrate-binding protein: MERRDVLKGAGAAGIAGLAGCIGGGGGSSEYPELGNYPVEGDEVTLGFNVPQSGAYASEGNDELRAYNLAVEHLNNGGGWVDMWDDLSSGGILDKTVTSVSGDTATDPATAEESATQMIRSDGAIMITGGVSSSVAISQQKLCQQERVQFMSCLTHSNATQGADCVRYGFREMHNAYMTGKALAPILVDQFGEDQNFYSMYADYTWGTSNRDSMKEFLEERGWNQVEAAPTPLGTSDFSPYMQDVPREETDVLLLIHFGADAANSIPAAFDAGLDDDMEIVVPLYDKIAANAASDNIDGVLGTVDWNWQVDNEYSNAFTEAYREAEGTAPSYAARLAYSATMRYAAAVERAETFYPPEVIREMEDQTYSNTGIGEAEARACDHQSMRDVYVVEGLPVEEQTDDALLSVVGTTDRDTAGYACDAGPAANCELGTYGDEDN, from the coding sequence ATGGAACGACGTGACGTACTGAAGGGTGCCGGGGCGGCGGGCATCGCCGGCCTCGCGGGCTGTATCGGGGGCGGCGGCGGCTCCTCGGAGTACCCCGAACTCGGGAACTACCCGGTCGAGGGCGACGAGGTGACGCTCGGGTTCAACGTCCCCCAGTCGGGGGCGTACGCCTCCGAGGGGAACGACGAACTGCGGGCGTACAACCTCGCGGTCGAACACCTCAACAACGGCGGCGGCTGGGTCGATATGTGGGACGACCTCTCGTCGGGGGGTATCCTCGACAAGACCGTGACCTCGGTGTCGGGCGACACCGCGACCGACCCGGCCACGGCCGAGGAGTCGGCGACGCAGATGATACGGTCGGACGGGGCCATCATGATAACCGGCGGGGTCTCCTCGTCGGTCGCCATCTCCCAGCAGAAGCTGTGTCAACAGGAGCGCGTGCAGTTCATGTCCTGTCTGACCCACTCGAACGCGACCCAGGGGGCCGACTGCGTCCGGTACGGCTTCCGCGAGATGCACAACGCGTACATGACGGGGAAGGCGCTGGCGCCCATCCTCGTCGACCAGTTCGGCGAGGACCAGAACTTCTACTCGATGTACGCGGACTACACGTGGGGGACCTCGAACCGCGACTCGATGAAGGAGTTCCTCGAGGAGCGAGGCTGGAACCAGGTGGAGGCGGCGCCGACGCCGCTCGGCACCTCGGACTTCTCGCCGTACATGCAGGACGTGCCGCGCGAGGAGACGGACGTACTGCTGCTCATCCACTTCGGCGCGGACGCGGCGAACTCCATCCCGGCGGCGTTCGACGCCGGCCTCGACGACGACATGGAGATCGTCGTCCCGCTGTACGACAAGATCGCGGCCAACGCGGCGAGCGACAACATCGACGGCGTGCTCGGCACCGTCGACTGGAACTGGCAGGTGGACAACGAGTACTCGAACGCCTTCACCGAGGCGTACCGCGAGGCGGAGGGGACGGCCCCGTCGTACGCGGCCCGGCTGGCGTACTCCGCGACGATGCGGTACGCCGCGGCCGTCGAGCGCGCGGAGACGTTCTACCCGCCCGAGGTCATCCGCGAAATGGAGGACCAGACGTACAGCAACACCGGCATCGGCGAGGCGGAGGCGCGCGCCTGCGACCACCAGTCGATGCGCGACGTGTACGTCGTGGAGGGCCTGCCCGTGGAGGAACAGACCGACGACGCGCTGCTGTCCGTCGTCGGGACCACGGACCGCGACACCGCGGGCTACGCGTGTGACGCGGGACCGGCCGCGAACTGCGAACTGGGCACCTACGGCGACGAGGACAACTGA
- a CDS encoding branched-chain amino acid ABC transporter permease has product MVDVAGILITGLQQGAIYALLGIGLTIILGTMQFLNLAHGALYLVGAYTGLLVVREISVQEGALAGIVADPTAFGIGSSFLVALVVTPILMFAIGVAMERFVARPLYDRSEVEQLLLTFGLALIVEELARQLIGSQPFSSYAPEELFGVVVSGQANIPFVGQYPRWRFVVIGLTFLLIGATYLVIERTDFGMVVKAGTRDSEMVRLLGIDITRSYALVFGVGAALAGLAGLVGGTIIDVAPGIGTNNALVPAFLTVVVGGAGSVVGAIVGGIVLGMVAAVFQFQAPQWSQIVLFGFVAVFLLVRPEGLFGSVEVGE; this is encoded by the coding sequence GTGGTAGACGTCGCCGGTATCCTCATCACCGGCCTCCAGCAGGGGGCTATCTACGCGCTGTTGGGTATCGGACTGACCATCATCCTCGGCACGATGCAGTTCCTCAACCTCGCCCACGGGGCGCTGTACCTCGTCGGCGCGTACACGGGGCTGCTCGTCGTCCGCGAGATATCCGTTCAGGAGGGCGCGCTCGCCGGCATCGTCGCCGACCCGACCGCGTTCGGCATAGGCAGCAGCTTCCTCGTCGCGCTCGTCGTCACGCCGATACTGATGTTCGCCATCGGCGTGGCGATGGAACGGTTCGTCGCGCGGCCGCTGTACGACCGCAGCGAGGTCGAGCAGTTGCTCCTCACGTTCGGGCTGGCGCTCATCGTCGAGGAGCTGGCGCGACAGCTCATCGGCTCGCAGCCGTTCTCCAGCTACGCCCCCGAGGAGCTGTTCGGGGTCGTCGTCTCCGGGCAGGCGAACATCCCCTTCGTGGGGCAGTACCCGCGCTGGCGGTTCGTCGTCATCGGCCTGACGTTCCTGCTCATCGGGGCGACGTACCTCGTCATCGAGCGCACGGACTTCGGGATGGTCGTGAAGGCCGGCACCCGCGACTCCGAGATGGTCCGGCTGCTCGGTATCGACATCACCCGCTCGTACGCGCTGGTGTTCGGGGTCGGCGCGGCGCTGGCCGGTCTCGCCGGCCTCGTCGGCGGCACCATCATCGACGTGGCGCCCGGTATCGGCACGAACAACGCGCTCGTCCCCGCCTTCCTGACGGTCGTCGTCGGGGGCGCGGGCAGCGTCGTCGGCGCCATCGTCGGGGGCATCGTCCTCGGGATGGTCGCCGCCGTGTTCCAGTTCCAGGCGCCCCAGTGGTCACAGATCGTGCTGTTCGGCTTCGTCGCCGTCTTCCTGCTCGTCCGGCCCGAGGGGCTGTTCGGGAGCGTGGAGGTGGGCGAATGA